A genome region from Nicotiana tabacum cultivar K326 chromosome 13, ASM71507v2, whole genome shotgun sequence includes the following:
- the LOC107821574 gene encoding delta(8)-fatty-acid desaturase-like, protein MSDEKKYITAEELKKHNKQDDLWISIQGKVYNVTDWVKEHPGGDIPIRSLAGQEATDAFIAFHPGTAWKYLDKFFTGYYLQDYQVSEVSKDYRKLCSEFAKAGMFEKKGHGVIYSLCFVTLLLTLSFSGVLLSNNFWVHMFSGALLGLSWMQISYLGHDSGHYLIMTTRGFNKLAQILTGNCLTGISIAWWKWTHNAHHVACNSLDHDPDLQHLPVFAVSSTFFKSLNSYFYGRELTFDSAAKVFVSYQHFTYYPIMCVARVNLFVQTLLLLFSKRKVQDRFLNILGILVFWTWFPLLVSTLPNWTERVLFVLISFCVTSLQHIQFTLNHFAADVYVGQPEGNDWFEKQTSGTIDIACSSWMDWFYGGLQFQLEHHLFPRLPRCHLRKVSPIVQDLCKKHNLPYRSLSFYEANVWTIRTLKTAAMQARGLLWEAVNTHG, encoded by the exons ATGAGTGATGAAAAGAAGTACATTACGGCTGAGGAGTTGAAGAAACATAATAAACAAGATGATTTGTGGATTTCAATTCAAGGGAAAGTTTACAATGTAACAGATTGGGTGAAAGAACATCCTGGTGGAGATATTCCTATTCGCAGTTTGGCTGGACAAGAAGCAACTGATGCATTCATTGCTTTTCATCCAG GTACTGCTTGGAAATATCTTGACAAATTCTTTACTGGATATTATCTTCAAGATTACCAAGTTTCAGAGGTGTCAAAGGATTACAGGAAACTCTGTTCTGAATTTGCAAAAGCCGGaatgtttgaaaagaaaggaCATGGGGTGATTTATTCCTTATGTTTTGTGACATTGTTGCTTACATTGAGTTTCAGTGGTGTTCTTTTGAGTAACAATTTCTGGGTTCACATGTTTTCTGGTGCACTATTGGGATTATCTTGGATGCAAATCTCTTACTTAGGTCATGATTCTGGGCATTACTTAATCATGACAACTCGCGGATTCAACAAATTGGCACAGATCCTTACTGGCAATTGTCTCACTGGAATCAGCATTGCTTGGTGGAAATGGACTCATAACGCGCACCATGTCGCTTGCAATAGCCTTGATCATGACCCTGATCTTCAGCACTTGCCAGTTTTCGCTGTCTCTTCCACGTTTTTCAAATCGTTGAATTCTTACTTTTATGGAAGAGAGCTCACATTTGATTCCGCGGCTAAAGTTTTTGTGAGTTACCAACATTTTACATACTACCCTATCATGTGTGTAGCAAGAGTGAACCTATTTGTCCAAACATTATTGCTGCTGTTCTCAAAGAGAAAAGTGCAGGACAGATTTTTGAACATATtgggaattcttgttttttggactTGGTTTCCTCTTCTTGTTAGCACATTGCCTAATTGGACAGAAAGGGTGTTATTTGTGCTAATAAGTTTCTGTGTTACATCACTACAACACATTCAATTTACACTTAACCATTTTGCTGCTGATGTCTATGTTGGACAACCAGAAGGGAATGACTGGTTTGAGAAACAAACAAGTGGTACTATCGATATCGCGTGTTCTTCTTGGATGGATTGGTTCTATGGAGGATTGCAGTTTCAACTTGAACATCATTTGTTTCCAAGATTGCCTAGATGCCATTTAAGGAAAGTGTCTCCAATTGTTCAAGATTTGTGCAAAAAACATAATTTGCCATATAGGAGTCTGTCATTTTATGAGGCTAATGTGTGGACAATAAGGACTCTTAAAACAGCAGCAATGCAAGCCAGGGGTCTGCTTTGGGAAGCTGTTAATACTCATGGCTAA